A section of the Spirosoma pollinicola genome encodes:
- a CDS encoding SusC/RagA family TonB-linked outer membrane protein, translated as MRKILLGSWLLSLLFCLPLLAQDVAVSGRITSSDDGSTLPGVSVQVKGTTRGAITDADGNYKISVPADARLVFSFIGYTGQEVAVGNKTTINVSLVAGSQSLDEIVVTAQGIERDKRSLGYATQEIGGNILAQRSEPNLLNALQGKLAGVSITGSSGAPGASTNINIRGITSFNGSNQPLIVVDGIIFSNDVNTTQNTLFGSQPSNRLADINPESIESVNVLKGPAAAVLYGSRASAGAIVITTKSGRNQNNKTEVTVNSSYNVQNVYGIPKFQNDYGQGANNLLTPTSNNSWGPPFVGGPTSVTNAQGLVVPYQAYPNNVRDFYRQGSILQNSVNIASGDATRNYIIAIGNTLQNGVVQNSKFNRTNVQLGGESRLQNGLKISGTGTYVQTVSRGIPGGNGASTFGQITRIPRSYDLANEVYQDINGKSVYFTPATNNPQWSVNNERLDSQVDRFFGNFQLSYDVGKWLTIAYRVTGDTYTDRRKLTLPIGSGRAPLGEVQQDNFFRNELNGDLLITAKKDNIFLDGLNANLLLGNNINQRKTQESAADAASLTLPGFYNINSGTVFTGTFENSSVRRLVGYYGQLSLNYNNYLFLELSGRADQSSTLPKANNTYFYPAASVSFVPTDAFKINSDVLSYAKIRASIAKVGRDADPYLLSTIYTTTAYGNNVASITYPLAPNNTPGFSIGTRIGSNTLKPEFVTSYEAGINLGFFKNRLSIDATYFDSKSTQQIFNVAVSNSSGFDTRTTNVGELQNRGVELVLNATPIRVGGFKWDATLNYTFIRNKVVSIAPGVVSSNIAGNSFIGIAPSIYEGYPYGVIVSTANSRVQNTNPTGLYYDATGQYAGQYVVNGSTGQFAPGVANSVISNPQPNYTAGLTNTFSYKGLALSVLVDTRQGGQLFSFNAVDARSNGSLYATTIDRDQPRILPGVIQNADGSFRPNNIQLPAQTYWGALGGLASEGAVYDATVYRLREVALNYTLPKSLLGKTPFGTISVGVSGRNLFFYAPNFPADPETNTQGAGNIQGLDLNGPPNTRNFGGNIRLTF; from the coding sequence ATGCGGAAAATTTTATTGGGAAGTTGGTTACTTTCACTGCTATTCTGTTTGCCCCTACTGGCGCAGGATGTAGCTGTTAGCGGCCGCATTACTTCATCAGACGACGGCTCTACCCTACCGGGTGTGAGCGTGCAGGTAAAGGGAACTACCCGTGGGGCAATTACCGATGCCGACGGGAACTATAAAATCAGTGTGCCAGCCGATGCAAGACTAGTTTTTAGTTTCATTGGCTATACAGGACAGGAAGTGGCTGTTGGCAACAAGACCACGATCAATGTATCGCTGGTAGCTGGCTCGCAGAGCCTAGACGAAATTGTGGTTACAGCCCAGGGTATCGAGCGCGACAAGCGGTCGCTGGGGTATGCAACGCAGGAAATTGGTGGTAACATTCTGGCGCAACGCTCAGAACCCAACTTGTTGAACGCCCTTCAGGGGAAACTGGCTGGCGTAAGCATTACGGGTTCCAGCGGAGCACCCGGTGCCTCAACCAACATCAACATTCGGGGTATTACGTCGTTCAACGGCAGTAACCAACCGTTAATCGTTGTGGATGGTATAATTTTCAGCAACGACGTTAATACCACGCAGAACACCCTATTCGGCTCGCAGCCATCCAACCGCCTGGCAGATATCAACCCCGAAAGTATTGAGTCGGTAAACGTGCTGAAAGGACCTGCGGCTGCTGTACTTTACGGTTCACGGGCTTCGGCGGGTGCTATTGTCATCACAACAAAGTCGGGTCGTAATCAGAATAACAAAACGGAAGTAACGGTCAACTCGTCCTACAACGTTCAAAACGTATATGGCATACCCAAATTCCAGAATGATTACGGCCAGGGAGCCAACAACCTGCTTACGCCAACATCGAACAACTCATGGGGGCCTCCGTTTGTGGGTGGTCCAACGTCGGTAACGAACGCGCAAGGGTTGGTTGTACCGTATCAGGCTTACCCAAACAACGTTCGCGATTTCTACAGGCAGGGCAGTATTCTTCAAAACTCGGTCAATATTGCTTCCGGCGATGCGACGCGCAATTATATTATTGCTATTGGTAATACGCTACAGAATGGCGTTGTTCAAAACTCAAAGTTCAACCGGACAAACGTGCAACTCGGCGGTGAATCGAGATTGCAGAATGGCCTGAAAATAAGTGGTACAGGCACCTATGTACAAACCGTATCGCGGGGTATTCCCGGCGGTAACGGAGCCAGTACCTTTGGCCAGATTACCCGTATTCCGCGCAGTTATGACCTTGCTAATGAGGTCTACCAGGATATTAACGGCAAGAGTGTGTATTTTACACCAGCGACCAATAACCCGCAGTGGAGTGTCAATAACGAACGTCTGGATAGCCAGGTTGACCGCTTCTTTGGGAATTTCCAGTTAAGCTATGATGTGGGCAAATGGTTGACTATCGCTTACCGTGTTACAGGCGATACGTATACCGACCGTCGTAAGTTGACGTTACCCATTGGTTCAGGTCGTGCGCCCCTGGGCGAAGTTCAACAGGACAATTTCTTCCGAAATGAATTGAACGGTGACCTGTTGATCACGGCAAAAAAAGACAATATCTTTCTGGATGGTCTGAATGCCAACCTGTTGCTGGGTAATAACATTAACCAACGGAAAACACAGGAGTCTGCTGCCGATGCCGCTTCATTGACGCTGCCCGGTTTCTATAATATCAACAGTGGTACGGTGTTCACGGGTACGTTTGAAAACTCAAGTGTACGTCGTCTGGTGGGTTATTATGGCCAGTTATCGTTGAATTACAACAACTATCTGTTCCTTGAATTATCGGGACGTGCCGACCAATCCTCTACGCTGCCCAAAGCGAACAACACCTATTTCTATCCGGCAGCCTCGGTTAGTTTTGTGCCTACCGACGCGTTTAAAATTAACTCCGACGTACTTTCGTATGCGAAAATACGGGCTAGTATAGCCAAAGTCGGCCGTGATGCCGATCCGTATCTGTTGAGCACTATCTATACAACTACGGCTTATGGCAACAACGTAGCCAGCATTACTTACCCATTAGCACCCAACAATACCCCGGGTTTCAGCATTGGCACCCGGATTGGCAGCAACACGCTCAAGCCTGAGTTTGTCACGTCTTATGAAGCAGGCATTAACCTCGGATTTTTCAAGAATCGTCTGAGCATTGATGCTACTTACTTCGACTCAAAAAGCACGCAGCAAATCTTCAACGTAGCCGTATCGAACTCATCGGGCTTCGATACCCGCACAACGAACGTTGGTGAACTGCAAAACCGGGGCGTCGAACTGGTGTTAAATGCAACGCCAATACGCGTTGGTGGCTTCAAATGGGACGCTACGTTGAATTACACCTTCATTAGAAACAAAGTCGTGTCTATTGCGCCGGGTGTTGTTTCGTCTAACATTGCCGGTAACTCGTTTATTGGTATAGCCCCATCTATTTATGAAGGCTACCCATATGGTGTCATTGTTAGTACAGCCAATAGCCGGGTACAAAACACGAACCCCACTGGTTTGTATTATGATGCAACGGGTCAGTATGCAGGGCAGTATGTTGTGAACGGGTCAACCGGGCAGTTTGCTCCGGGTGTTGCGAACTCGGTTATCTCAAATCCACAGCCTAATTACACCGCCGGTTTGACGAACACGTTCTCCTACAAAGGCCTTGCCTTGTCAGTGTTGGTGGATACCCGTCAGGGTGGACAGCTTTTTTCCTTCAACGCTGTTGATGCCCGCTCCAATGGCTCACTGTATGCAACAACTATCGACCGCGATCAGCCTCGTATTCTACCCGGTGTTATTCAGAATGCCGATGGTTCGTTCCGGCCGAATAACATTCAGTTACCCGCCCAGACGTACTGGGGCGCGTTGGGTGGCTTAGCGTCTGAAGGTGCCGTTTATGATGCAACCGTTTATCGTTTGCGCGAAGTAGCCCTGAACTATACGTTACCGAAGAGCCTGCTGGGCAAAACGCCATTCGGCACTATTTCGGTGGGTGTGAGCGGTCGTAACCTGTTTTTTTACGCACCTAACTTCCCGGCCGATCCTGAAACAAACACCCAGGGTGCCGGCAACATTCAGGGCCTTGACCTGAACGGACCACCAAACACCCGGAACTTCGGTGGAAATATTCGGCTCACGTTCTAA
- a CDS encoding SusD/RagB family nutrient-binding outer membrane lipoprotein — translation MKFILPKGYLLIPFFLGMGACSNYLDVNVSPNNPISVTPAVLLAGAEGGSAFANANELNRFASVLVNQLAGAANSPATYDIFQTNSADFGNQWTGELYNGPLINYQKLIELGDATNSKAYSGIAKIMKAYTFSIATDVWGDVPYSQALLGEANTTPRLDAQADIYKGNATAGIQSLFDLVREGIKDLDAASTLKPAGDDIIYAGNLTKWKQAGNTLLLKFAATISRKEPALATTVINEVLTGANYITSNSGDMNFAFGSSVGSQDPRYTYTFVSSFQNDQLLSTRYLNLLTSLNDPRLPIFFTKPGANYVTIDNGFRGTLPTPVANWSRYNKYVTGNSGEGPVRLVTNFQRAFILAEAALRLGTPGDPQALYTEGITASMTLAGLTPAQITAYLTANPAVATLSGTNEEKIAQIITQKYIAFTGNGLEAWNDYRRTGYPVLQPSQNAAGIDGTRPVRAVYVSNEVQRNPNFLNPSPQSNVRVWWDID, via the coding sequence ATGAAATTTATACTTCCAAAAGGCTATCTGCTGATTCCTTTCTTCCTGGGAATGGGGGCATGCAGCAATTATCTAGATGTTAACGTAAGCCCAAATAACCCGATAAGTGTTACCCCTGCGGTACTACTGGCGGGAGCAGAAGGGGGCAGTGCATTTGCAAATGCCAACGAACTGAATCGGTTTGCATCGGTGCTGGTGAACCAACTGGCGGGCGCGGCCAATAGTCCCGCTACCTACGACATTTTCCAGACGAACAGTGCCGATTTTGGCAACCAGTGGACAGGTGAACTTTATAACGGGCCGTTGATCAACTACCAAAAACTGATCGAGTTGGGCGATGCAACGAACTCTAAGGCGTATTCGGGTATTGCCAAGATTATGAAGGCTTATACCTTCAGCATTGCTACCGACGTTTGGGGCGATGTGCCATACTCGCAGGCTTTGCTTGGCGAAGCAAACACAACGCCACGGCTGGATGCACAGGCAGATATCTACAAAGGAAATGCCACGGCAGGCATTCAAAGTCTGTTTGACCTTGTTCGCGAAGGCATCAAAGACCTCGACGCTGCGTCGACACTAAAGCCCGCTGGCGATGACATTATCTATGCGGGTAACCTGACCAAATGGAAACAGGCGGGCAATACGCTGCTGCTGAAATTTGCAGCGACGATCAGCCGGAAGGAACCCGCTCTGGCAACCACTGTCATCAATGAAGTTCTTACTGGTGCGAACTACATCACATCCAACAGTGGTGATATGAATTTCGCTTTCGGTTCGAGTGTAGGCAGCCAGGACCCCCGGTATACCTATACTTTCGTTAGCTCGTTTCAAAACGACCAATTGTTAAGCACTCGGTATCTGAACCTGCTTACGTCATTGAATGACCCGCGCCTGCCTATTTTCTTTACGAAACCAGGCGCTAACTATGTCACAATTGATAATGGTTTCCGGGGTACATTGCCGACACCCGTGGCAAACTGGTCGCGGTATAACAAGTACGTTACGGGTAATTCGGGCGAGGGGCCCGTTCGGTTAGTGACCAATTTCCAGCGGGCATTTATTCTGGCCGAAGCAGCTCTCCGCCTGGGAACACCCGGCGACCCACAGGCCCTGTATACGGAAGGTATTACGGCTTCTATGACGCTAGCGGGTTTAACACCGGCTCAGATAACGGCTTACCTGACGGCAAATCCAGCGGTGGCAACACTAAGCGGAACGAACGAAGAGAAGATCGCGCAGATCATCACGCAGAAATATATTGCCTTCACGGGCAACGGTCTGGAAGCCTGGAATGACTATCGGCGGACAGGTTATCCGGTTTTGCAGCCTTCGCAGAACGCAGCCGGTATCGACGGTACACGGCCGGTTCGGGCGGTTTACGTTAGCAATGAAGTTCAGCGGAACCCAAATTTCCTCAATCCATCTCCTCAATCGAACGTTCGCGTCTGGTGGGATATCGACTAA
- a CDS encoding SusC/RagA family TonB-linked outer membrane protein, with translation MRKILLGSWLLSLLFCLPLLAQDIAVSGRVTSSDDGSGLPGVTVQVKGTNRGTTTDANGNYRVSASGNNTLVFSFIGYLTQEAAVNNRTSINVSLAGDSQQLSEVVVIGYGTQTRQDATGSISSVKGAAIAQMPIQSFESGLAGRSPGVQITVPNGVLNNPPVFRIRGTNSISLSSYPLIIVDGVPTFTGDQGSTNAPSNPLASINPSDIESMDVAKDAAATAIYGSRAANGVVFITTKRGKSGKVRVNYDGWVGVSSTYRLPEMMNASQYINYKTSAVANNPTASAVKFTQTNDANGNPIDTKWYDYIYRQGVSQNHNLNVSGGSENTNYYFSVGYTGQQGVIRKNDFNRINALFNVDSKLSKLFTIGGKIAISNERNLAAGTSGSLNGEAFNTSGLGRVGLVLPPILSPYNNDGTYNVNGSAIGVANNIVGTSVSYPNPVPTLDLNRSNTENNHIQSNAYLQFKPLDWITLKSTYGIDYLLIDNDVFQAPITSDGYSFNGNATSNFRKLKTWLWTNTAQFDRSFGGAHNFSLLVGQEQQRSTTLGYGLNRQTLSDPNYTVIQAGFVTSNASTLAYGENYLLSGFGRLNYNYKEKYFLSGNLRQDEYSALGQKKGTFYGVSAGWEITQEGFWKAASLDNIFSSFKLRGSYGKVGNIGSINDYSPYSLYASGLYGGASTLAFNVVGNPALKWETSTKTDIGFNFGLLNNRITGEVAYYRNNIDNLILNVAQSPSTGIPGTLSSVAYPPQNVGTMYNKGLEIALNARVVNTKNFQWSSNFNITFNKNEVTSLAPGLNVLQTGTSGLETVNQTQPGYSLGQLWVVRTNGVDPATGKRIFLNSAGQNVYYQFYAPAGEFNYSTTADGKTRYVSPTGGTSITQANDAVMYANVNPKIYGGWDNNIKYKNFDLGLLLTYQLGFSVYYGTNAGLHDQRFWNNATDVLTDAWQKEGDAGKKYARPVFGDNTSNGSAFPMDINVFKGDFLKVRSLTLGYTLPAALLSKAKINSLRVYVSGQNLAVLTKYPGPDPEVSSNGATSNGGQGVDRNTVGNARTFTFGVRAGF, from the coding sequence ATGCGGAAAATTTTATTGGGAAGCTGGTTGCTTTCACTGCTATTCTGTTTGCCCCTACTGGCGCAGGATATAGCTGTTAGTGGCCGCGTCACTTCATCAGACGACGGGTCGGGTCTTCCAGGCGTGACTGTACAGGTAAAAGGCACTAACCGTGGTACAACCACAGATGCCAACGGTAACTATCGTGTTAGCGCATCAGGCAATAACACACTAGTTTTTAGCTTCATCGGCTATTTAACACAAGAAGCGGCTGTCAATAACCGCACATCAATCAATGTTTCTCTGGCTGGCGACTCTCAGCAATTAAGCGAAGTAGTCGTTATTGGATATGGCACCCAGACCCGTCAGGATGCTACCGGAAGCATTTCATCGGTGAAAGGAGCTGCTATTGCTCAGATGCCTATCCAGAGCTTTGAATCAGGTCTGGCCGGTCGGTCGCCGGGGGTTCAGATCACGGTGCCAAACGGCGTTTTAAACAACCCGCCGGTTTTCCGGATTCGGGGCACAAACTCCATCTCGCTTAGCTCTTATCCATTGATCATTGTGGACGGTGTTCCTACGTTCACTGGTGATCAGGGATCGACGAATGCACCGAGCAACCCACTGGCCAGTATCAATCCAAGTGATATTGAAAGCATGGATGTGGCTAAAGATGCTGCCGCAACAGCCATCTACGGTAGCCGTGCCGCCAATGGTGTCGTTTTCATTACGACCAAACGGGGTAAGTCGGGTAAAGTACGGGTTAATTATGATGGCTGGGTTGGTGTGTCAAGCACCTATCGGTTGCCAGAAATGATGAACGCCAGCCAGTATATTAACTACAAGACGTCGGCCGTTGCTAATAACCCGACAGCGTCTGCGGTGAAGTTTACGCAAACCAACGATGCCAATGGAAACCCTATCGATACCAAATGGTATGACTACATCTACCGTCAGGGGGTTTCGCAGAACCACAACCTGAACGTTTCGGGTGGTAGCGAAAATACGAACTATTACTTCTCGGTTGGCTACACAGGCCAGCAGGGTGTTATCCGCAAGAATGATTTTAACCGGATCAATGCCCTGTTCAATGTTGACAGCAAACTTAGCAAGCTGTTCACCATTGGCGGTAAAATTGCCATCTCGAATGAGCGGAACCTTGCTGCCGGTACATCCGGCTCATTAAACGGCGAAGCTTTCAATACGAGTGGTTTAGGCCGGGTTGGTCTTGTTTTGCCTCCTATCCTGTCGCCCTACAACAACGATGGTACATATAATGTGAACGGTTCGGCTATTGGTGTAGCCAACAACATTGTAGGAACTTCCGTTTCGTATCCTAACCCGGTCCCTACGTTAGACCTGAACAGGTCGAATACGGAGAACAACCATATTCAGTCGAACGCTTATTTACAGTTCAAGCCCCTCGATTGGATTACATTGAAAAGCACCTACGGTATTGATTACCTGCTGATCGACAACGATGTATTCCAGGCGCCAATCACCAGTGATGGCTACAGCTTCAACGGTAACGCCACGAGTAACTTCCGTAAGCTGAAAACCTGGTTGTGGACCAATACAGCCCAGTTTGACCGTTCGTTTGGCGGTGCGCACAATTTCAGCTTACTGGTAGGTCAGGAACAACAGCGGTCAACGACGCTGGGTTATGGCTTAAACCGCCAGACTCTGTCTGATCCAAACTACACGGTGATTCAGGCGGGTTTTGTGACCAGCAACGCATCGACCCTGGCCTATGGTGAAAACTATTTACTGTCGGGTTTCGGTCGGTTGAACTACAACTACAAAGAGAAATATTTCCTGAGCGGCAACTTACGGCAGGATGAATACTCGGCCCTGGGTCAGAAAAAAGGTACATTCTATGGTGTATCGGCTGGTTGGGAAATCACGCAGGAAGGTTTCTGGAAAGCAGCTTCGCTCGACAATATCTTCAGCAGCTTCAAACTCCGTGGTAGCTATGGTAAAGTAGGGAACATTGGCAGCATCAACGATTACTCGCCCTACTCGCTTTATGCTTCCGGCTTATACGGTGGTGCGTCAACGCTGGCGTTCAACGTGGTAGGCAACCCGGCCCTTAAGTGGGAAACCAGTACAAAAACCGATATCGGCTTTAACTTCGGTTTGTTGAACAACCGGATTACGGGCGAGGTAGCGTACTACAGAAACAACATCGACAACCTGATCCTGAACGTAGCCCAATCGCCGTCTACGGGTATTCCGGGTACATTATCGAGTGTTGCTTACCCACCTCAGAACGTGGGAACGATGTACAACAAAGGACTTGAGATTGCGCTTAACGCCCGGGTTGTTAACACGAAGAATTTCCAGTGGAGCTCTAACTTCAACATCACCTTCAATAAGAACGAAGTAACGTCGCTGGCTCCCGGTTTGAATGTACTCCAGACAGGTACGTCAGGCCTGGAAACGGTGAACCAGACACAGCCGGGTTATTCGCTGGGTCAGCTATGGGTTGTTCGGACAAACGGGGTTGATCCGGCAACGGGCAAACGGATTTTCCTAAATTCGGCTGGTCAGAACGTGTATTACCAGTTTTATGCGCCTGCCGGTGAGTTTAACTACTCGACCACAGCCGATGGTAAAACCAGGTACGTAAGCCCAACAGGTGGCACGTCGATCACACAGGCCAATGACGCCGTTATGTATGCCAATGTAAACCCTAAAATTTACGGCGGCTGGGATAACAACATCAAATACAAAAACTTCGACCTGGGCTTACTGCTGACCTATCAATTGGGTTTCTCGGTATACTATGGTACGAATGCCGGTTTGCATGACCAACGTTTCTGGAACAATGCAACCGACGTGCTGACCGATGCGTGGCAGAAAGAAGGCGATGCAGGTAAAAAATATGCAAGACCTGTATTCGGCGATAACACCTCAAATGGCTCGGCCTTCCCGATGGATATCAACGTCTTTAAAGGTGATTTCCTGAAAGTTCGGTCACTTACACTCGGTTACACACTCCCAGCTGCATTGCTCTCGAAAGCTAAAATCAACAGCCTGCGTGTGTACGTAAGCGGTCAGAATTTGGCAGTATTGACGAAATACCCTGGTCCAGATCCGGAAGTATCGTCAAATGGTGCTACCAGTAATGGTGGACAAGGCGTTGACAGAAACACAGTCGGAAACGCCCGGACCTTTACGTTTGGTGTAAGAGCTGGATTTTAA
- a CDS encoding RagB/SusD family nutrient uptake outer membrane protein, which yields MKNKVNYSAALCLSLLLGASSCNRDLLTPIPQTSVSDASAFSTTTRVQTQLLSLYGALKDGNFYGGRYVIYGDIRGEDFINETSNLVTGSDVWGLNATNSATAVVNLWYFAYLTINRCNIFIDGMEAGGTTVVGAETAAKYIAEAKLIRALSYYSLLQYYARPYADGNGSKPGLPLRLNGIKGVGQSNLARSTVAEVYTQVLKDLNEAETGLPSTYTVVADNTTRAHKNTAIALKTRVYLSMQNYASVITEANKIVSATAPFSAPTGVAHKLQPDITTVFTTYANAESIFSMPMTTTTGDFPGTQNQLAYYFSPNKANGGVGNGEYSLNPRGIIAEPTWSATDKRRSFVKQSGTTTVKNWLVKYKADSPYTDWVPVIRYSEVLLNLAEAKVRSTNTVDAQAVALLSAVRNRSDAATTYTAASFATSADLTNAILLERRIEFLGEGLRNNDLMRLLQTIPAKGTVPAKAPTEPNYVWPISASELALNNLATDN from the coding sequence ATGAAAAATAAAGTAAACTATTCAGCAGCATTATGCCTGTCGCTGCTGTTAGGAGCCAGTTCCTGTAATAGAGATTTGCTCACCCCGATTCCACAGACATCCGTGTCTGATGCATCGGCCTTCAGCACAACGACCCGTGTGCAAACACAGCTTCTTTCGCTGTACGGAGCCCTGAAAGATGGCAATTTTTACGGCGGACGCTATGTAATCTATGGCGACATCCGGGGCGAGGATTTCATCAACGAAACCTCTAACCTGGTTACCGGGTCGGATGTTTGGGGACTGAACGCTACCAACAGTGCTACGGCAGTTGTGAACCTGTGGTACTTTGCATACCTGACTATCAACCGGTGTAATATCTTTATCGATGGCATGGAAGCTGGTGGTACCACGGTTGTTGGCGCCGAGACTGCGGCTAAATACATTGCAGAAGCCAAGTTGATCCGGGCGTTAAGCTATTACAGCCTGCTGCAATATTATGCCCGGCCTTATGCCGATGGGAACGGTAGCAAACCCGGTCTGCCTTTGCGCCTGAACGGCATTAAAGGTGTTGGCCAATCGAATCTGGCCAGAAGCACAGTTGCCGAAGTATATACACAGGTTCTGAAGGATTTGAACGAAGCCGAAACGGGTTTACCTTCCACATACACGGTTGTTGCTGACAATACGACCCGGGCGCATAAGAACACGGCCATTGCCTTAAAAACGCGCGTGTATTTAAGTATGCAGAATTATGCCAGTGTTATTACGGAGGCTAACAAAATCGTAAGTGCAACGGCTCCGTTCAGTGCACCCACGGGCGTAGCCCACAAGCTGCAACCCGATATCACGACGGTATTCACAACCTATGCCAATGCGGAGTCGATCTTCTCGATGCCGATGACTACGACAACAGGCGATTTTCCAGGTACGCAGAACCAGTTGGCCTATTATTTTTCGCCGAATAAAGCGAATGGTGGTGTTGGTAACGGCGAGTACTCGCTGAACCCAAGAGGTATTATTGCTGAACCGACCTGGTCAGCTACCGATAAACGACGGTCGTTCGTTAAGCAGTCGGGTACAACTACCGTTAAAAACTGGCTGGTGAAATATAAAGCAGATAGTCCTTATACAGACTGGGTACCGGTCATTCGCTACTCGGAAGTATTGCTGAATCTGGCAGAAGCCAAGGTTCGCAGCACAAACACGGTCGATGCTCAGGCCGTTGCCTTGCTTAGCGCGGTTCGTAACCGGTCTGATGCCGCCACAACGTATACGGCAGCCAGCTTCGCTACATCGGCCGACCTGACTAACGCCATTCTGTTGGAACGGCGAATCGAATTTCTGGGTGAAGGCTTACGGAATAACGACCTGATGCGGTTACTCCAAACCATTCCGGCCAAAGGAACGGTGCCAGCAAAAGCACCTACAGAACCGAATTACGTATGGCCAATTTCGGCTTCGGAACTGGCGCTGAATAACCTGGCTACAGACAACTAG
- a CDS encoding S8 family peptidase: MHLLKSYPLFPLFILRLFATAQAQQPPSNWPYLDPAVDSVAGISLYRAYELLKGKPSVPVIVGVLDSGVDVDHEDLRDVIWQNPKEIPDNQTDDDKNGYADDVHGWNFMGAKDGTTYEYDQPEITQTYVVLRKKYDQIEPDKVKPADKRQYDTYQRAKKQFLTRYQATQPKRIALSDTIKFWQIASQIEVKLPDTILSQAIIRQVNLGTDSVSRAVQTILADAYFPQYGSFSAYSTLIRRNWTRFQQIMGSEAMIGFNPDYNPRTSVGDDPGNLTERYYGSPRMLIGRSQQLAMHGSHVAGIIGAKRGNNLGIDGVADNVRIMPVSVVPANGDERDKDIANGIRYAVENGAKVINMSFGKRLSPFKEQVDAAIRFAEEHDVLIVHAAGNNGENYDSLPAYPSAKYENGQTAQNVLVVGNSTWRVGKDLPSRSSNYGVQTVDIFAPGTDILSTLPNNQYASFSGTSMSAPMTAGVAALLRSYFPKLTAVQVKNILLKSSYKPDVQVRKPGHSGQQVPFKNLSRSGGLLNAYEAVKILSEPPGGPAGFSGFK, encoded by the coding sequence ATGCATCTACTCAAATCCTACCCGCTTTTCCCACTCTTCATCCTTAGGCTTTTTGCTACGGCACAGGCACAGCAGCCACCCAGCAACTGGCCTTACCTCGACCCTGCTGTCGACTCGGTGGCGGGCATTAGCCTGTATCGGGCTTATGAGTTGTTAAAAGGTAAACCATCAGTGCCGGTCATCGTTGGTGTGCTGGATTCGGGCGTCGACGTCGACCACGAAGACCTGCGCGATGTAATCTGGCAAAACCCAAAGGAGATTCCCGACAATCAAACCGACGATGATAAAAATGGCTATGCCGATGATGTACACGGCTGGAATTTCATGGGCGCGAAAGACGGAACAACCTACGAGTATGACCAGCCGGAGATTACGCAGACGTATGTTGTCCTGAGAAAAAAATACGACCAGATTGAGCCTGACAAGGTTAAACCTGCCGACAAACGACAGTACGATACCTACCAACGAGCGAAAAAACAGTTTCTGACTCGCTATCAAGCCACTCAACCTAAACGCATCGCGTTGAGCGATACTATAAAATTCTGGCAGATAGCCAGCCAGATCGAAGTAAAACTACCCGACACGATTTTATCTCAAGCCATAATTCGGCAGGTCAACCTCGGCACCGACTCGGTGTCCAGGGCTGTTCAAACCATTTTAGCAGATGCTTATTTCCCGCAATACGGCTCCTTTTCGGCCTACTCAACGCTCATTCGTCGGAACTGGACGCGGTTTCAGCAAATTATGGGCAGTGAAGCTATGATTGGTTTTAACCCCGACTATAATCCCCGAACATCGGTTGGCGACGATCCCGGCAACTTAACCGAGCGCTATTATGGAAGTCCGCGAATGTTGATTGGCCGCTCGCAGCAGCTGGCCATGCACGGGAGCCATGTGGCGGGTATCATTGGTGCCAAACGCGGCAATAACCTGGGTATCGACGGCGTTGCCGATAACGTTCGGATTATGCCCGTTTCAGTCGTGCCGGCTAACGGCGACGAGCGCGATAAAGATATAGCCAATGGCATTCGTTATGCGGTCGAAAACGGGGCGAAGGTTATCAATATGAGCTTCGGCAAACGACTGTCGCCGTTCAAGGAGCAAGTCGATGCGGCCATCCGGTTTGCCGAAGAACACGATGTGCTGATTGTTCACGCGGCAGGCAATAACGGCGAAAACTACGATTCCTTACCGGCCTATCCATCGGCTAAGTACGAAAATGGCCAAACAGCTCAGAATGTGTTGGTCGTTGGCAACAGCACCTGGCGCGTTGGCAAAGACCTTCCCAGCCGATCGTCTAATTATGGGGTGCAAACGGTCGATATTTTCGCTCCCGGCACCGATATACTGTCGACGCTCCCTAATAACCAATATGCCAGCTTTTCGGGGACCAGCATGTCAGCCCCCATGACGGCTGGTGTAGCCGCTCTACTCCGCTCCTATTTCCCAAAACTTACCGCCGTTCAGGTTAAAAATATACTACTGAAAAGCAGCTATAAACCCGACGTTCAAGTCCGGAAGCCGGGGCATTCAGGCCAGCAGGTGCCCTTCAAAAACCTGAGTCGTTCGGGCGGATTGTTGAATGCGTATGAAGCCGTGAAGATTCTATCCGAACCGCCGGGCGGCCCCGCGGGATTTTCAGGATTTAAATGA